A window of Aeromicrobium sp. A1-2 contains these coding sequences:
- a CDS encoding polysaccharide biosynthesis tyrosine autokinase: MELRQLLRTLRRRWKFAVASFLLGIIGAAVLTSAITPTYQSQARIYVTATSTGTLDAYNLSIYSAQRVASYADLAKDPAVLQRVIKQVGLDITPDELGPRVSATAVPNTVILQITVTDEDPQVARDLARAEGNEIVKLVATLEAPGKTADGEEQASPIIARLAGDASYDANPVSPNLTINLAVGAILGLLIGVAGAVLRDMFDTSIKTPQDLSEVTDSAVMAIVPFDSSVPKHPLISDDEGSRERVEAFRVLRTNLQFVELDSKRQMLMISSAVPDEGKTVTATNLAITLAQTGRRVLILDADFRKPRVARLLGLENSVGVLTVLVGRAPVEECIQQHESGVDFLATGPTPPNPAEVLETQAMRDLLMKVRDAYDVVIIDAPPLLPVADPAIIAPMADGVLLVTRYAKTDKDLVQEAVDRLDAVDGRIVGVVLNMTPRRAVSGYGYGYGYGYGEEIEAGRSMRAATKPRRASRGERKQSQHERTR; encoded by the coding sequence GTGGAACTACGTCAATTGCTGCGCACGCTTCGGCGCCGCTGGAAGTTTGCTGTGGCGTCGTTCCTTCTGGGCATCATCGGTGCGGCCGTGCTGACGTCGGCGATCACGCCGACCTACCAGTCGCAGGCGCGGATCTACGTCACGGCGACCTCGACGGGCACGCTGGACGCTTACAACCTCAGCATCTACTCCGCACAGCGGGTCGCCTCGTACGCTGACCTCGCGAAGGACCCCGCGGTTCTCCAGCGGGTCATCAAGCAGGTCGGCCTGGACATCACGCCCGATGAGCTCGGCCCCCGTGTCTCCGCCACGGCGGTACCCAACACCGTGATCCTGCAGATCACGGTCACCGACGAGGACCCGCAGGTCGCGCGCGACCTTGCACGCGCCGAGGGCAACGAGATCGTCAAGCTCGTGGCGACCCTCGAGGCCCCGGGCAAGACCGCCGACGGTGAAGAGCAGGCATCGCCCATCATCGCTCGGCTCGCCGGAGACGCCTCCTACGATGCCAACCCGGTCTCCCCCAACCTGACGATCAACCTCGCCGTCGGCGCGATTCTCGGCCTGCTGATAGGCGTCGCCGGTGCGGTGTTGCGCGACATGTTCGACACTTCGATCAAGACTCCGCAGGACCTCAGCGAGGTCACCGACTCCGCCGTCATGGCAATCGTGCCGTTCGATTCATCGGTGCCCAAGCACCCTCTGATCAGCGATGACGAGGGCTCGCGGGAGCGGGTCGAGGCCTTCCGCGTGCTGCGCACCAATCTGCAGTTCGTGGAGCTGGACTCCAAGCGACAGATGCTGATGATCTCCAGCGCGGTCCCCGACGAGGGCAAGACCGTCACCGCGACAAACCTGGCGATAACCCTCGCTCAGACCGGCCGCCGCGTCCTGATCCTCGACGCGGACTTCCGCAAGCCCCGGGTCGCCCGTCTGCTCGGTCTGGAGAACTCCGTTGGGGTTCTGACGGTCCTTGTCGGCCGTGCCCCGGTCGAGGAGTGCATCCAGCAGCACGAGAGCGGCGTCGACTTCCTGGCGACAGGACCAACGCCGCCCAACCCGGCCGAGGTCCTCGAGACCCAGGCCATGCGCGACCTGCTGATGAAGGTCCGCGACGCCTACGACGTCGTGATCATCGACGCGCCTCCTCTGCTTCCCGTTGCTGATCCTGCGATCATCGCGCCAATGGCCGACGGGGTGCTGCTGGTGACTCGCTACGCCAAGACCGACAAGGACCTGGTCCAGGAGGCCGTCGACCGACTGGACGCGGTCGATGGGCGCATCGTCGGCGTCGTGCTCAACATGACACCGCGCCGCGCGGTTTCCGGCTACGGCTACGGCTACGGATACGGATACGGCGAGGAGATCGAGGCAGGCCGCTCGATGCGCGCCGCGACCAAGCCCCGTCGTGCCTCTCGAGGCGAGCGCAAGCAGTCGCAGCACGAGCGGACCCGGTGA
- a CDS encoding O-antigen ligase → MARPLSITLPGRVLGESWTYLLALVVLAGLTFVGTRAPLLGAVTVFLAALLVLLVCFDLARVGTGAITLAMFLAPLNDLRLGASYVTGSDIMFVIGIAILAPTLLRNKVSIPPLFLLGLGILFTMGVVASVASAIPVVSINQVARLLVGAFMLPIFFMIWRPQIKITVRLAAAYVFGCVFSVGWGLLSGPVAGDARYVGFTYHPNYLGLECLLAAALTPYLVAKISPGYRWIFWFAAIINAYGVYISGSRAALLVLGMLVVIYPFVEGSIRAVGAVMLGVAGVLAFSGRLLQEDGNSALGRLFGNGSASGSDIERQNVLAEAWKLFLEHPFLGNGFDGGLGSHNIYLQVATAVGIFGLLGYLLVLWTALRPLFWQGINHRLAYPVLAYGTIGPLTNTLWDRLIWSVIALTFAANLDRPPPSNDVTPTPAGRPRRSLTTTRTSA, encoded by the coding sequence ATGGCGCGTCCCCTGAGCATCACCCTCCCGGGTCGGGTCCTCGGCGAGTCGTGGACCTACCTGCTTGCGTTGGTGGTCCTGGCCGGGCTGACGTTCGTCGGTACGAGAGCCCCACTGCTGGGCGCCGTCACAGTTTTCCTCGCGGCTCTTCTCGTGCTGCTGGTCTGCTTCGACCTGGCGAGAGTGGGCACGGGCGCCATCACCCTCGCGATGTTCCTCGCGCCACTCAACGACCTGCGCCTAGGTGCTTCGTACGTGACTGGGTCCGACATTATGTTCGTGATCGGCATCGCGATCCTGGCGCCAACGCTCCTGCGCAACAAGGTTTCGATCCCCCCGCTGTTCCTGCTTGGGCTGGGAATCCTGTTCACGATGGGCGTTGTGGCCAGTGTCGCCAGCGCCATCCCCGTGGTCAGCATCAATCAGGTCGCACGGCTGCTGGTAGGCGCCTTCATGCTGCCGATCTTCTTCATGATTTGGCGCCCACAGATCAAGATCACCGTCCGGCTTGCCGCTGCGTACGTTTTCGGTTGCGTCTTCAGCGTCGGCTGGGGTCTGCTGAGCGGGCCGGTGGCTGGCGACGCTCGCTACGTCGGCTTCACGTACCACCCCAACTACCTCGGCCTGGAGTGCTTGCTGGCGGCAGCGCTCACGCCGTACCTGGTGGCGAAGATCAGCCCGGGCTACCGCTGGATCTTCTGGTTCGCGGCGATCATCAACGCTTATGGCGTCTACATCAGTGGCAGTCGTGCGGCGCTGCTGGTCCTAGGCATGCTCGTCGTGATCTACCCCTTCGTAGAGGGCTCGATCCGCGCCGTTGGCGCTGTGATGCTGGGTGTCGCCGGCGTGCTGGCCTTCTCGGGGCGGCTGCTCCAGGAGGACGGAAACTCCGCACTTGGTCGGTTGTTCGGCAACGGGTCAGCCAGCGGCTCGGACATCGAGCGGCAGAACGTCCTGGCCGAGGCGTGGAAGCTCTTCCTCGAGCACCCGTTCCTCGGCAACGGCTTCGACGGGGGGCTGGGCTCTCACAACATCTATCTCCAGGTGGCCACGGCGGTGGGGATCTTCGGCCTGCTCGGCTATCTGCTGGTGCTGTGGACTGCGCTCCGTCCGCTGTTCTGGCAGGGCATCAACCATCGACTCGCGTATCCGGTCCTCGCCTACGGCACAATCGGCCCGCTGACCAATACTTTGTGGGATCGTCTGATCTGGTCGGTGATCGCCCTGACGTTCGCCGCCAACCTGGACCGACCACCACCGTCGAACGACGTCACACCAACTCCCGCGGGTCGGCCACGCCGCTCCCTCACCACGACAAGGACTTCAGCATGA